A part of Brassica rapa cultivar Chiifu-401-42 chromosome A05, CAAS_Brap_v3.01, whole genome shotgun sequence genomic DNA contains:
- the LOC103870313 gene encoding dihydroneopterin aldolase 1, translating to MYSSLETTAPATLEPRGTSENDMIRSGGDKLVLKGLKFYGYHGAIPEENTLGQTFLVDIDAWVSLKKAGLSDNLDDTISYVDIFSIAKETVEGPPLNLLEAVAERIASRTLEKFPQVTAVQVKLCKPNVALIKNTIDYLGVEIFRQQKHF from the exons ATGTATAGCTCACTTGAAACGACGGCTCCGGCGACGTTGGAACCTCGAG GAACATCCGAGAATGACATGATAAGGAGTGGAGGAGACAAACTGGTACTGAAGGGGTTAAAGTTCTACGGTTACCATGGAGCCATTCCAGAAGAGAACACTTTGGGGCAGACGTTCCTTGTTGACATCGACGCGTGGGTGAGTCTTAAAAAGGCTGGTCTATCTGATAACTTAGATGATACAATCAGCTACGTTGACATTTTCAG CATAGCTAAAGAAACTGTTGAAGGGCCACCACTGAACCTTCTAGAGGCAGTAGCGGAACGCATCGCGTCCAGGACGCTTGAGAAGTTTCCTCAAGTAACTGCTGTTCAGGTGAAGCTATGTAAGCCAAATGTTGCACTTATCAAAAACACTATTGATTACTTAGGGGTCGAGATTTTCCGACAGCAAAAGCACTTCTGA
- the LOC103870315 gene encoding uncharacterized protein LOC103870315: MEKKREICEYRERLDKTLSSPDLTNEQTLKTLIRQQLYQECTVDVLDQRVSDLSSILEKLRSASAKDQDLSQSTNEASRGDWKVKHDHEDCRVMYREGLEGSPFHTLLVEGYMDGPIQDCLCVSWESSLYEKWWPISAFPAFRILQTKSLQKEKINEQICLVRMKVPWPMANREAVLQFFLFEYFKDGLVIILLNSISASEVENFDKKGVYEAADAVRVDLVGGVAIQKVSSERSYLRYISEIDIKLDLVPPSLINLVSRQLLGNGFKLFKKTIGSVAKSDDYRRVLADPLYTMIRQALYSTDEICQTNVFHSQDESGCKRDDHEIEEEECGDDEDEDENKSVSSSSSGEEDESYIGKTYNGKTLFCISPEVKQALGTLEKVITMVRKSRTDNNNNNKTSSTSLEEEEEEASSSSPKLHLERAEIVSSSKVCTQSPNTEVLDEASLTHYHHNNNNNNNRRSGSSSFAREGNKIAPTTTPEVTRITISQATTLFNQTEENSDDKPSGLNGVKSSVLQRKRKPRCFGIRSWMRRT, from the exons ATGGAGAAGAAACGAGAGATCTGTGAGTACAGAGAGAGACTTGACAAGACCTTGTCGTCTCCCGACCTCACCAATGAGCAAACTCTCAAAACGTTAATCAGACAACAACTCTATCAAG AGTGTACTGTGGATGTATTGGATCAAAGAGTATCTGATCTATCTAGTATACTTGAGAAGCTTAGGAGTGCATCAGCAAAGGATCAAGATTTGTCTCAATCAACCAATGAAGCATCGCGTGGTGATTGGAAA GTGAAACATGATCATGAAGACTGTCGTGTTATGTACCGTGAAGGACTTGAAGGAAGCCCTTTCCACACATTGCTCGTTGAAGGTTACATGGATGGCCCTATCCAAGACT GTTTATGTGTATCATGGGAATCATCACTCTACGAGAAATG GTGGCCAATCTCTGCATTTCCAGCATTCAGAATCTTACAAACTAAAAGTTTGCAAAAGGAAAAGATCAATGAACAAATATGTTTAGTGAG GATGAAAGTACCGTGGCCAATGGCAAACAGAGAAGCTGTTTTGCAGTTTTTCTTATTCGAATACTTTAAAGACGGTTTAGTCATCATTCTACTCAACTCG ATCTCAGCATCAGAAGTAGAGAACTTCGACAAGAAGGGTGTATACGAAGCAGCGGATGCTGTGAGGGTTGATTTAGTAGGTGGCGTTGCTATACAAAAGGTGTCATCAGAGAGAAGTTACTTAAG ATACATATCGGAGATCGATATAAAGCTGGACTTGGTCCCTCCATCTTTAATAAATTTGGTGTCTAGGCAGCTCCTCGGCAACGGTTTCAAACTTTTCAAGAAG ACCATTGGTTCGGTGGCTAAATCTGATGACTACAGGAGAGTTTTAGCTGATCCATTGTATACTATGATACGTCAAGCTCTGTATTCTACTGATGAAATCTGCCAAACAAATGTGTTCCATAGCCAAGATGAAAGTGGTTGCAAAAGAGATGATCATGAGATTGAGGAAGAAGAATGtggtgatgatgaagatgaagatgagaataaaagtgtttcttcttcttcttctggagAGGAGGATGAAAGTTACATTGGGAAGACCTACAATGGTAAAACACTTTTCTGCATAAGTCCAGAGGTGAAGCAAGCTTTAGGGACATTAGAGAAAGTGATAACAATGGTTAGAAAATCCAGAacagataataataataataataagacatCATCAACAtctttagaagaagaagaagaagaagcatccTCATCGTCACCAAAGCTACATTTAGAAAGAGCTGAGATTGTTTCAAGCAGCAAAGTTTGTACTCAAAGTCCTAACACTGAGGTTCTTGATGAAGCGTCACTCACACATTATcatcacaacaacaacaacaacaacaatcg GCGAAGTGGATCAAGTTCTTTTGCAAGAGAAGGCAACAAAATAGCTCCTACGACAACCCCTGAGGTCACTAGGATAACAATCTCACAAGCCACAACCCTTTTCAACCAAACAGAAGAGAACAGTGACGACAAGCCAAGCGGATTAAATGGAGTTAAGAGCTCGGTTCTGCAGAGAAAACGTAAACCACGCTGCTTCGGAATCAGGTCATGGATGAGAAGGACCTGA
- the LOC103870318 gene encoding fasciclin-like arabinogalactan protein 18, whose product MGRCIYGCSAVTFFFLLVTASSLEPGHHNKTGSGQINSNSVLVALLDSHYTELAELVEKALLLQKLEDAVGRHNITIFAPRNEALERDLDPDFKRFLLQPGNLKSLQTLLLSHIVPTRVGSNQWPEENSGRVKHLTLGSDQVLHLSKTKGNGKRLVNSAVITRPDDLTRPDGLIHGIERLLIPRSVQEDFNRRRNLRSISAVLPEGAPEVDPRTNRLKKSAAAAAVPAGSPPVLPIQSAIAPGPSLAPAPAPGPGGPRHHFNGEAQVKDFIHTLLHYGGYNEMADILVNLTSLATEMGRLVSEGYVLTVLAPNDEAMAKLTTDQLSEPGAPEQIVYYHIIPEYQTEESMYNSVRRFGKVNYETLRFPHKVAAKEADGSVKFGSGDRSAYLFDPDIYTDGRISVQGIDGVLFPEEEGTVKKQTSPVKKVVQPRRGKLLEVACRMLGAIGKDSYLSTC is encoded by the exons ATGGGTCGCTGCATCTATGGTTGCTCCGCTGTtactttcttcttcctcctcgtcACTGCATCGTCTCTCGAACCGGGCCACCACAACAAAACCGGGTCTGGTCAGATAAACTCAAACTCAGTCCTCGTCGCTCTCCTCGACTCTCATTACACCGAGCTCGCGGAGCTCGTCGAGAAAGCTCTCCTCCTCCAGAAACTCGAAGACGCCGTGGGCCGTCACAATATTACCATTTTCGCCCCTCGCAACGAAGCTCTGGAGCGCGACCTCGACCCGGATTTCAAACGGTTCTTGCTCCAACCAGGTAACCTCAAATCCCTCCAGACGCTGCTCTTGTCACACATTGTCCCCACCCGAGTCGGATCCAACCAATGGCCCGAGGAGAACTCGGGTCGGGTCAAGCACCTCACGCTAGGGAGCGACCAAGTGCTGCATTTGAGCAAAACCAAAGGAAACGGGAAGAGGCTAGTGAACTCCGCCGTGATCACCCGACCCGATGATTTGACCCGACCCGACGGGTTGATCCACGGGATCGAACGGCTTTTAATCCCCCGCTCCGTCCAAGAAGATTTCAACCGGCGGCGAAACCTCCGATCGATCTCCGCCGTGTTACCCGAAGGAGCTCCGGAGGTCGACCCGAGAACTAACCGTCTCAAGAaatccgccgccgccgccgcggTTCCCGCCGGATCCCCGCCGGTGCTCCCGATCCAATCCGCCATAGCTCCAGGTCCGTCGCTAGCTCCGGCACCGGCTCCGGGACCCGGAGGTCCACGTCACCACTTCAACGGCGAGGCTCAGGTCAAAGATTTCATCCACACGCTGTTGCATTACGGCGGATACAACGAGATGGCGGATATTCTCGTGAATCTGACGTCGCTCGCGACGGAGATGGGACGATTGGTATCGGAAGGTTACGTTCTCACGGTGTTGGCTCCGAACGACGAAGCAATGGCGAAGCTGACGACGGATCAGCTGAGCGAGCCCGGAGCTCCGGAGCAGATCGTGTACTACCACATTATACCGGAGTATCAGACGGAGGAGAGTATGTATAATTCGGTTAGGAGGTTTGGGAAGGTGAACTATGAAACGCTGCGTTTTCCTCATAAGGTTGCGGCGAAGGAAGCTGATGGTTCGGTTAAGTTCGGTTCTGGTGACCGGTCTGCGTACCTGTTTGATCCGGATATTTACACGGACGGTCGGATTTCGGTTCAAGGGATTGATGGTGTTTTGTTCCCTGAGGAGGAAGGGACGGTTAAGAAACAGACTAGTCCGGTTAAGAAAGTTGTTCAACCAAGAAGAG GGAAGTTGCTGGAAGTAGCATGTCGAATGCTTGGAGCTATTGGCAAAGACTCGTATTTAAGCACATGCTGA
- the LOC103870311 gene encoding protein RISC-INTERACTING CLEARING 3'-5' EXORIBONUCLEASE 1 isoform X1, protein MSNFVFSLSLSLPLSSDRNPKAVSLSPFTTSAKSLKAFSNHMANFDGPGFAMVDGYWIQTKAIDVEPSTDISPYLSRLLEDCVWNGNRAIVFDLYWDVKSINTKSEWRLSSVKLSTKNLCLFLRLPNPFTDHLKDLYRFFASKFVTFVGVQIEEDLVLLKENHGIVIRSSLEIGKLAAKARGTPIVEFLGTRELAHKILWYDMSRLDSIQSKWDEAGGNDRLEAAAIEGWLIYNVYDQLQQ, encoded by the exons ATGTCCAACTtcgtcttctctctctctctctctctccctctctcatCCGACAGAAACCCAAAAGCAGTTTCTCTCTCTCCGTTTACGACATCAGCGAAATCTCTAAAAG CGTTTTCAAACCACATGGCCAACTTTGATGGGCCAGGGTTTGCAATGGTCGATGGCTACTGGATCCAAACCAAAGCCATCGACGTCGAACCATCAACCGACATCTCTCCTTACCTCTCCCGTCTCCTAGAAGACTGCGTCTGGAACGGTAATAGAGCCATCGTCTTCGACCTCTACTGGGACGTCAAATCTATCAACACAAAGTCAGAGTGGCGTCTCTCCTCCGTGAAGCTAAGCACCAAGAACCTCTGCCTCTTCCTCCGCCTCCCCAACCCCTTCACCGACCACCTCAAGGATCTCTACCGCTTCTTTGCTTCCAAGTTCGTCACGTTCGTCGGCGTTCAGATCGAGGAAGATCTAGTTCTGCTTAAGGAGAATCACGGGATTGTGATCAGAAGCTCATTGGAGATTGGGAAGTTAGCTGCGAAAGCTAGAGGGACTCCTATCGTTGAGTTTCTTGGGACGAGAGAGTTGGCTCATAAGATACTTTGGTATGATATGAGTAGGCTTGATTCGATTCAGTCTAAGTGGGATGAAGCTGGGGGTAATGATCGTCTCGAAGCTGCGGCTATTGAAGGTTGGCTTATTTATAATGTATATGATCAGTTGCAGCAGTga
- the LOC103870314 gene encoding dihydroneopterin aldolase 1, translating to MYSSLETTAPATLEPQETSEKDLPITGGDKLLLKGLKFYGFHGVIAEERTLGQMFLVDIDAWVSLKKAGVSDNLADTISYVDIFSIAKEIVEGPQLNLLEAVAERIASKTLEKFPRVTAVQVKLVKPNVALIKSGIDYLGVEIFRQQKH from the exons ATGTATAGCTCGCTTGAAACGACGGCTCCGGCTACGTTGGAACCGCAAG AAACATCGGAGAAAGATTTGCCAATAACTGGAGGAGACAAACTGTTACTGAAAGGTTTAAAGTTTTACGGTTTCCATGGAGTCATTGCAGAAGAAAGGACATTGGGGCAGATGTTTCTTGTTGACATTGATGCGTGGGTGAGTCTTAAAAAGGCTGGTGTGTCTGACAACTTAGCAGATACAATCAGTTACGTTGACATTTTCAG CATAGCTAAAGAAATTGTTGAAGGGCCACAACTAAACCTTTTGGAAGCAGTAGCGGAACGCATCGCGTCCAAAACGCTTGAAAAGTTTCCTCGGGTAACTGCTGTTCAAGTGAAGCTAGTGAAGCCAAATGTTGCACTTATCAAGAGCGGTATTGACTACTTAGGTGTCGAGATTTTCCGACAGCAAAAACACTAA
- the LOC103870311 gene encoding protein RISC-INTERACTING CLEARING 3'-5' EXORIBONUCLEASE 1 isoform X2 — protein MANFDGPGFAMVDGYWIQTKAIDVEPSTDISPYLSRLLEDCVWNGNRAIVFDLYWDVKSINTKSEWRLSSVKLSTKNLCLFLRLPNPFTDHLKDLYRFFASKFVTFVGVQIEEDLVLLKENHGIVIRSSLEIGKLAAKARGTPIVEFLGTRELAHKILWYDMSRLDSIQSKWDEAGGNDRLEAAAIEGWLIYNVYDQLQQ, from the coding sequence ATGGCCAACTTTGATGGGCCAGGGTTTGCAATGGTCGATGGCTACTGGATCCAAACCAAAGCCATCGACGTCGAACCATCAACCGACATCTCTCCTTACCTCTCCCGTCTCCTAGAAGACTGCGTCTGGAACGGTAATAGAGCCATCGTCTTCGACCTCTACTGGGACGTCAAATCTATCAACACAAAGTCAGAGTGGCGTCTCTCCTCCGTGAAGCTAAGCACCAAGAACCTCTGCCTCTTCCTCCGCCTCCCCAACCCCTTCACCGACCACCTCAAGGATCTCTACCGCTTCTTTGCTTCCAAGTTCGTCACGTTCGTCGGCGTTCAGATCGAGGAAGATCTAGTTCTGCTTAAGGAGAATCACGGGATTGTGATCAGAAGCTCATTGGAGATTGGGAAGTTAGCTGCGAAAGCTAGAGGGACTCCTATCGTTGAGTTTCTTGGGACGAGAGAGTTGGCTCATAAGATACTTTGGTATGATATGAGTAGGCTTGATTCGATTCAGTCTAAGTGGGATGAAGCTGGGGGTAATGATCGTCTCGAAGCTGCGGCTATTGAAGGTTGGCTTATTTATAATGTATATGATCAGTTGCAGCAGTga